The Branchiostoma floridae strain S238N-H82 chromosome 12, Bfl_VNyyK, whole genome shotgun sequence genome segment TGTATGATTCAGTGTTGTCTCTAGTATTATCCTTATTAACTCCTGCCAAAGCACCACATAAATGAGTATACTTATTATCAAATCGTGAAGTATGGATCATTATTTTCCCCTGTTGTATATTTATTCCGGTGTTGTGCCCCTGTATATTTTTGTCCGACTCTGTTGATGTTCTGGTTAGTAGGTTAAAGAACAAGAGCCAGTGTGTTGGTTTGGTTAggctttgctgttgttttcagaTGGTCAAAGAAAGTGACACTGTGAGCACCAATCACTGCCCAGGGTTGTGGAGGGGTCAAAGGTTAGGAGGTCAGTAGTGACAAACCAAAACTGTACATAAATCCAGTGATCAGGGTATTGTGTAAAATGGCCAGTAGAGCGGAATAGGGTGGTAGATGatttaaaaacatgaaaaaagggtTAGACGGGTGTTCAGAAAAAGATCGTCACCCCCCTTCCTACCTGATCCTCAAAAAACAAAACTGACAGCTTCTTTTTTTGCTTGGGTAAAATCACAGGTCAGGTCAACTGTCCTATAATCCAAACACATGACAGAGCCGCTCAGAAAGAAACCTCAAGGCATTGGTTCGATTCCCAAGACTGTACAAGGGCAGATGAGCCTCCAGTCAAGCGCAGGTGgtgatgttttctttgttttcaaaggCCTGTGGGGCCAACCAATATGAAGCACGCATATGTTGCAACTTAAGGAATTTTTGTCCCAAGATGCACTTCTGTGGGGTCAAGTCCCAGGATGCACTGCTGTGAGGTCAAGTCCCAGAATGCATTGGTGTGATGTCATGTCCCAAGATTCATTGCTGGAGGACTGATTTTTTTCCTGCTGCTCACTCGGTCGTGTGTAACTGTCACAAAAAAATTTGTATCCTCAGCAGAAAAGAAACTTTGTAACGTACACAGAATCAAGGTGTAAAACACGTTTGTATCTATCTCTTTGCATCTGTAGCACAGACGTTTTCTACTGACAGAGGATTTTGATAAATTCCGTATGATGAGTACAGTCACTGTTGTGTGTAACTAaggggatatacatgtacatgtatcaaccaAGCAGGGGTCCATCTCAATGAAGCAGACACTTACTTTAGCAGCCACCATTGGCCGGCAAAAGCTCATTTTGCAGTTTAGCTTCTTTGTTAGTGGTAATAGTACCATAACATGgtgactacatttgtatattgtgaCTAAAAGTTTTCCATGTCTACTGCTTTTAGTAACTACcttgtctgttttgtttgtgccACTGCGTAGCTGCAGATGTCAAACTGCCAGTTTCAAATTTAAGATAGTGGCCCAGAAAGGGTCATATTGATAGTTGGCAGCTTGTTTGTTAAAGTGATATGTTTGCTTGCCTGTGACTTTTACGTTGAAGGAACTCAACGTTAAAACCCTGCCCAACTCCCTCCACTTGGATGTATCCTGTGCTGTATGGTCAATCGCAAGACTTGATCTTTAAACAATTTGTATCTATGATTGTCTGGTAACGTTGGTATGTACAAAATTGTTCCTGTATGATAGTCCCTAGATATGTACTGATTATATTTCAAAAGAATTGTACAAAGAAGATGCACTGTTAGATTTTTTAATGTCCAGAGACGTCACTGTAATATTGGGATTGCTATTTTTGGTAGGTAGCTTGCAAGCGTTGTGTCCATAATGCTGGTTGGTCCAGTGTTAGCAATGTATTATTATGTCATGTGGTAATCTTTGGTCTCTTTGCTGCAAATTCGCTGCTGGTTTTCTTCTACTGCATGCTCACATGCcacaccacccccctcccccatgacATTAACACAaaaagacatttaaggttgaccTGTGTGTCACATTCAGAGTCCACAGAGTATGTTGCACACCCAAGTTGTTGTTTTGACTACTCTACATTTATGTAAATGTGTTCaactagcctctaccaagcgccccaggtcgctggaaaaatgatagaaattggccaaatagacagaaaacacaccagaggagttggtttgCTACAGAGTACAGTACCaggggagcctggtagatgcTAGTGTTCAAcaagttatctttatttttccTCTATCATTTTCTACATCTCTGTCATCAAATTTGAACCAGAAGACTGTGACTCCTAGATGCCTCTGTACTCTCTGTAGTTAAGAAAGCACATTTGTATAATGTAAGCGTAAGTTTTCCAAAACCAACTTGGGTGGACAACATACCCATCACCTTGCTAGAAATGGACTGTTAGTAGTGTTACCACCTCTCTTTGCAGGCAGCACCTCTGAAAGAATCTTGTTTTGTTCATTGACGATGATAAGATTATGTAGTTCACTCACACTGTCTGTTGTAAGTGTGCTGCTGTACATACGAAGCTGTCATGGTCGGGACATCTGATGGATATGGGGATCATGTCATATGTTGCTTAAACCAGCATTGGAAGCTGAGCTGAAGTTGTTGAAGCTAATTTTTATTAAACATTTTGTGAGTTCTCTCATGAAAACTGTTACCAAAGTAATCTGTTTCATGTGTATACTATTACAAAATTTACTACATTTCTTTCAAAACttccatattttgaaaatgtggcaAGATCTCTCAACATTATTCTGATTAACATAAAGCAGGTTGATTCACATAAATAAATATCATGCTTATTATTGCCACCTAAAAATGTTGACTTTTCATCGTATGCGCCAGTGATTGATAAAAGAATGGTTTGAAAATGCACTTTTCAATTCTGAAACATTTTGTATTAAAAGAAAGCTTGCATTACACTTCAGCTCAGCTTGCAGTGTGGACTCCTAACCCTGGTTGTTGTTTTGATTCAAGGTGCTTTTTTGCTTCTGAGTTGCTGGCCTGTGCAGTGTCTAATTCAGCGTACTTTCTGACTGAAGAATCCTACCTCTGAACCTGTAGCTTTCGTGATTTAAAACCCAGTCTGGAATAAAAAAATTGCTATATTTTGATATGACGGAACTGGTGTTTGCAATTTCTCCTTGTGTTTGAAGCACCACACAAGCATTTAGTTCAGTTAAATCTAGCACACAGATAAAGTAAGGGTACCATACACACGTATATCTAGTTTCATATAAATATAGTACACTTAGCGTttaggtatacatgtactagtataggTACATTTAGTATATACCCTAGTAAAGTAGCATACCCAGACTATAGGGACATTTGGTATTTAATTTATATGTACACCAACTCCAGCATCTAGTTTTAGGTAAACCTAGCATACACAGACTAGCATTTAGACACGTCATGAGTCTACTATCTATCATAAGGTAAATTTAGCTTATTCATTTAGCTTTAGGTAAATATAGCCTTCACAGACTAGCATGTAATACTCCAGTTTTCCAGTAAGTTACATTCTAACTTTTCCTGTACAAGATAGGTACAGAACAGCTTTCTGTAGTACATACGCATGCATGTAGTATCAGGGATATGTTGTCTCAACCATTATTATTGGCACCACTGTGTCATGTAGTAAAGAATACATGACAAATCAGAAAACTAATCCCAGTGAGATTTCATGTATATATCGACATAGAAACAACATATTCAGGTGAAACAGACACTAACATCCGAAAACCATGGGATGACAGTTGTCGCATGCAGTTGTGAGGACCGTGTTGACTGAGAACAGCTACGGCTGTTACACGATCGATTGGTACACTATCTCTACACTATCATTATCTTGAAAATGAGTGCCGCCTGCAACATGCTGACAACTCGTCCATTGTGTTGGACGCATCTTGCAGCATTAGCCAGTGGAGGCACAGTGTTTGCTGTAGTCTTCTACTGTTCGGGGCTACTGTTCTCATTGGTGTTGCCAGGTGTACTGCTCTTTGGGCAGAAACAAGCAGGCTGAAATTCAGCTTCAGTAAGTACTGTTAGTGagcaatttttttgtatttatggttcgttccatgaatttacaatgAAAATGAGTTTGATACCGTTGGAAAGGGAATTATACATGCTTTctatggatatatatatacattgataTTGATGCTGAAACAACCAAAAAATGATctgccaaagttgatattccaaactttttgtgacAAATTTGTTTAGGCAAAAGCAAGTCAATTTGATGGTAAACATCAGCGATGGACAACATAGGAAAATATGTCGTAAACTATTGCTTCTATCGCAACATGTTCTAAATTTATATATCAAGAAACAAGAATCAATGCAGATTTCTTTTTGTCACAGAAACGCTCATTCCATTTGGTAATTTTataggaataaaagacttgttggttGCAATAGTATGTTTTATTGATTCAATTCCTGTTACAAGGTTAATAGTCTCTAAATATGAAAATCCAggcatcttgttttctttctccGACACCTTTTTTCCCACTCTCACAGaagatttggagtctgcagaggatgccagCCATACACTTTCTGTGGCGTTATCAACAATCATCTATTTCTCATTTATCTGTGTCACAGATCCCAAACATCCTCTCCAAGCACATCATCCAGGTCTTCTCCTGTACAGAACCCAGCTGTCCTCAGCACCGACACCTCCCCACCGTTCTGTGTATCATCCATCATCCTGGTCTTCACTTCATCCTGGGGGTCACAGGCAGGCTTTGCTATTGGCTGATTGCATCTTTGAAGGGCGgggtcatcaccatggcaacccaaTACCCCTTGCAAACCCCTGCTATGTTGTCCTATTTGACAGTCTTCCATTCCAGTATATTGTGTGCTCGAAGTTTCAAGTTTGGAGCTATCATTTGCCCTGTAGGTGGAGTTATTACCATAGTTCTCTACATGTTCAGTCTCATCATCATCGTCCGTGTCAACTTCTGCATCAGCTGGCTGGCTGGTGAACTTGCTCCACCGTGAATTTGACACTGAACTTGAGGGCAATGACCCCTGCCCTTGTCCAATCAAGCGTGGCTTTCGTTTGTCcacttttttcttgttgttccAACTCTCTTCCTCTCCAAGCTGTTTAACTTCCTTGCTTTCCTCAACTTTTGTTTTCAGAGTTTCTGGTAGTGCTACTCTGGAGGGTGTGATGCTAGTTGTCTGTAAGTGTTGCCATGTTGGGTGTCCTGTGGTTTGTGGTTGGGTGTTTTCCTCTGTGAAGTCCTGATGTTGTCTTTTGTATGTCACCTTTGTAGTATCTAACTGCTGTATGTACCATGATGATGACTGTATCTCTTGCCATGCTGGCTGTGCAGTACCCTGAGATTTTGTGTTGCTCTCTAGGAAGCCTTGATTTTCATCTTTGTACCATGAGTCATGTGAAGCGTTATTGGAATAACCTCTTTGTTCCTGAAACATTGGAGAACTCTCTTCTTCAGTTGTAGGTTGTCTCCAGGCTGTCTGGACAAGTGATGGCCTAGCAGATACATCAGGAACCACACCctgaaaacaagaagaaaaccaTCTCCTTTTCATTCTCTATTTGAATTGTAACAATTCTTACTataacatttattttcaatGCTTGTAAACAGTAATTCTATACAATTAGTATACTAAAAGAAAttaataaatcatttttaaattATTATTTCAAGATGCTATATTGCAGGCATTcagttttattcatttatttcatttattaaaAACAAAGTTGGTATCTATCACAAAATggctatatacatatacatatacattttttaaatttacttttcaGACTTCACAGTACTCTTCTACACTGAAACCCATCATAAAGGTAACTGTACTAAGTGTAAGGAGGTAGCTTACATCGTATCAGTTATAAAATGGGTAGGAAATACTAGGATACCTCACAGCGCTGTCTTTTGCCTTGTCTGTCATTCGATCTTTCTCCTTGTCTTTTCCCTTTCCCTTTTTTCTGTTGGAATGTGTTCTTGTCGGTTGTGAACTGTGTGTCTTCAGGGTCAGAAGGATCCTTGTCATCTGTCCTGTCTGAGGCGGCCACAAACTTCTCCCATTTACTGGACTTCTGCCCATGATCTGGGTAGCTACACTAGAGGgagaaaaagaaacacaaatttAGATGCTGGAACAAAGTTTTGGGCAGAGTTGGACAAATTATCTCAAATTTATTGGACATTTTGTAACATGAAGTTATTTTCATTTGCCTGAACCTACTTTTCACCTGCTCGAAATATATTGATATTTAGTGAACTCATTCCCATGAATTTGGAATTGCTGTTAA includes the following:
- the LOC118426826 gene encoding uncharacterized protein LOC118426826, giving the protein MVQEFHVLRCFSCETFQVHQVKKSNKWNCKLCGAKQSVRKEYGRGSGADCRRHVQKLNMLRATMDSAPPTCEDTDVSEQDPEWQPDAEDATDPQCSYPDHGQKSSKWEKFVAASDRTDDKDPSDPEDTQFTTDKNTFQQKKGKGKRQGERSNDRQGKRQRCEGVVPDVSARPSLVQTAWRQPTTEEESSPMFQEQRGYSNNASHDSWYKDENQGFLESNTKSQGTAQPAWQEIQSSSWYIQQLDTTKVTYKRQHQDFTEENTQPQTTGHPTWQHLQTTSITPSRVALPETLKTKVEESKEVKQLGEEESWNNKKKVDKRKPRLIGQGQGSLPSSSVSNSRWSKFTSQPADAEVDTDDDDETEHVENYGNNSTYRANDSSKLETSSTQYTGMEDCQIGQHSRGLQGVLGCHGDDPALQRCNQPIAKPACDPQDEVKTRMMDDTQNGGEVSVLRTAGFCTGEDLDDVLGEDVWDL